Proteins co-encoded in one Chrysemys picta bellii isolate R12L10 chromosome 13, ASM1138683v2, whole genome shotgun sequence genomic window:
- the LOC135975227 gene encoding uncharacterized protein LOC135975227 isoform X1, whose protein sequence is MSHLVPCPFSPCRPVPPAAPQLSVSPSHPGYISGDSVTLTCSAPGGHTLSRIQFLKEGQNLDSQMPGPDPLNLSRALRLPPLAPLHSGAYSCGYWFLELGWEIPSGLSHPVHILVLEPPRSPWLTLAPRHPMYVPGERVTLRCSAPRGEGVATYRFYRQPRGLIADGVPEPTGGARLELRAETGTAGLYVCVYWTLHAGREVPSGESRPVAVSVTVWALREWGAATVPAGRRWDSVDGSSSQQHERCHLVLLLHLRGADRGREVPSYANDTVSVSVFPALAAPSLRLIPPLPLYVTGETVMAECVVPAEPYVPRAHWVLRDRETLREQLGPWFPLNVTPQRRWDLPVWVQHRAPQTPPPLTPQRVGATERDCVPRAGPNNTGQFSCVYEANISGRWIPAPQEPGCERHRDSLVSAHPPGGWVRWGCHGSGSAAAAHPPLQEEGGSYPPALDVSSSGSPGPSVGPGAVCPWEGKSVPTGPSIPWG, encoded by the exons ATGTCTCATCTTGTCCCCTGTCCTTTTTCCCCATGTCGCCCAgtgcccccagctgccccccagctctctgTGTCCCCGTCCCATCCCGGCTACATCTCCGGCGACTCCGTCACCCTGACGTGCTCGGCTCCCGGGGGCCACACGCTGTCCAGGATCCAGTTTCTCAAGGAGGGTCAGAACCTAGATTCCCAGATGCCTGGCCCTGACCCACTCAACCTCAGCCGCGCCCTCCGGCTGCCCCCCCTGGCCCCATTGCACTCCGGGGCGTACAGCTGTGGGTACTGGTTCCTGGAATTGGGGTGGGAGATCCCATCAGGGCTGAGCCACCCCGTCCACATCCTGGTGCTGG AGCCACCCCGCTCCCCCTGGCTCACTCTGGCTCCCCGGCACCCCATGTACGTCCCAGGGGAGCGGGTGACCCTCAGGTGCTCGGCTCCCCGGGGCGAGGGGGTGGCCACGTACAGATTCTACAGGCAGCCACGGGGGCTGATCGCTGACGGGGTCCCTGAGCCGACTGGGGGCGCCCGGCTGGAGCTCAGGGCAGAGACGGGGACGGCCGGGCTGTACGTCTGTGTGTACTGGACACTGCACGCCGGTCGAGAGGTGCCATCCGGGGAGAGCCGGCCCGTCGCTGTGTCCGTGACAG TATGGGCTCTACGAGAGTGGGGAGCTGCTACAGTCCCTGCCGGGAGACGCTGGGACTCGGTGGATGGATCTTCAAGCCAGCAACATGAGAGATGCCACCTGGTCCTTCTCCTGCACCTACGTGGAGCTGATCGGGGGAGGGAAGTGCCCTCCTACGCCAACGACACCGTCTCCGTGTCCGTGTTCCCGGCGCTGGCCGCCCCTTCCCTGCGGCTCATCCCGCCCCTCCCGCTCTATGTGACGGGGGAAACGGTGATGGCCGAGTGCGTCGTCCCTGCTGAGCCCTACGTCCCCCGGGCCCACTGGGTGCTGAGAGACAGGGAGACACTTCGAGAGCAACTGGGGCCATGGTTCCCCCTGAACGTCACCCCCCAGCGAAGGTGGGACCTACCGGTGTGGGTACAGCACCGAGCTCCACAGACGCCACCTCCGCTCACCCCCCAGCGAGTCGGTGCCACTGAGCGTGACTG CGTCCCACGGGCCGGTCCCAATAACACTGGGCAATTCAGCTGCGTTTATGAGGCGAACATCAGTGGCAGAtggatcccagccccccaggagCCGGGCTGTGAACGTCACCGTGACAG CCTGGtctctgcccatccccctggTGGCTGGGTGCGGTGGGGCTGCCACGgctctggctctgctgctgctgctcatccCCCTCTGCAGGAAGAAGGCGGCAG ctaCCCGCCGGCTCTCGACGTAAGTTCCTCCGGGTCCCCAGGCCCCtccgtggggccgggagccgtTTGTCCCTGGGAGGGCAAATCTGTTCCAACAGGTCCCTCGATcccctggggatag
- the CIDEB gene encoding lipid transferase CIDEB yields MDYVSALAPASLLQSVSSAGSELTRRVWAPRAPRQRPFRVCNQRRGGRTGLMAGTLQELLAKAMEALLVAGLARLVLEEDGTAVESEAFFQTLPPDTALMLLGPGQSWSPPRGGAQAYGWSRERPRQGQDIARITFDVYKLGPRDLFGSLNVKATFYGLYSMSCDFKCLGPKKVLREVLRVVSAVMQGMGQLLLGASSYIRRLLEGVETWHQPARLSHCED; encoded by the exons ATGGACTATGTCAGCGCCCTGGCCCCCGCCTCCCTGCTGCA gtcgGTGTCCAGCGCCGGCTCGGAGCTGACTCGTCGGGTCTGGGCCCCCCGTGCTCCCCGCCAGCGCCCCTTCCGCGTCTGCAACCAGCGGCGTGGAGGCCGCACGGGGCTGATGGCCGGGACCCTGCAGGAGCTGCTAGCCAAG gcgATGGAGGCGCTGCTGGTGGCGGGGCTGGCAAGGCTGGTGCTGGAGGAGGACGGGACGGCGGTGGAGAGCGAGGCCTTTTTCCAGACGCTGCCCCCCGACACGGCCCTGATGCTGCTGGGCCCTGGGCAGAGCTGGAGCCCCCCGCGG ggaggagctcaggcctATGGGTGGAGCCGGGAGCGGCCgcgccaggggcaggacatcgcCCGCATCACCTTCGACGTCTACAAGCTGGGCCCCCGCGACCTCTTCGGGAGCCTCAACGTGAAGGCCACGTTCTACGGGCTCTACTCCATGAGCTGCGACTTCAAGTGCCTGGGCCCCAAGAAGGTGCTGAG GGAGGTGCTGCGAGTGGTCTCGGCTGTgatgcagggaatggggcagctgctgctgggagcctccaGTTACATCCGGCGCCTCCTGGAGGGGGTGGAGACCTGGCACCAGCCCGCCCGGCTCAGccactgtgaagactga
- the LOC135975227 gene encoding uncharacterized protein LOC135975227 isoform X2, with translation MSHLVPCPFSPCRPVPPAAPQLSVSPSHPGYISGDSVTLTCSAPGGHTLSRIQFLKEGQNLDSQMPGPDPLNLSRALRLPPLAPLHSGAYSCGYWFLELGWEIPSGLSHPVHILVLEPPRSPWLTLAPRHPMYVPGERVTLRCSAPRGEGVATYRFYRQPRGLIADGVPEPTGGARLELRAETGTAGLYVCVYWTLHAGREVPSGESRPVAVSVTVWALREWGAATVPAGRRWDSVDGSSSQQHERCHLVLLLHLRGADRGREVPSYANDTVSVSVFPALAAPSLRLIPPLPLYVTGETVMAECVVPAEPYVPRAHWVLRDRETLREQLGPWFPLNVTPQRRWDLPVWVQHRAPQTPPPLTPQRVGATERDCVPRAGPNNTGQFSCVYEANISGRWIPAPQEPGCERHRDRSYWKSRELRRSRIAKQYVRGQGLVSLAPPPQGTGSRVAPPAWLAHTL, from the exons ATGTCTCATCTTGTCCCCTGTCCTTTTTCCCCATGTCGCCCAgtgcccccagctgccccccagctctctgTGTCCCCGTCCCATCCCGGCTACATCTCCGGCGACTCCGTCACCCTGACGTGCTCGGCTCCCGGGGGCCACACGCTGTCCAGGATCCAGTTTCTCAAGGAGGGTCAGAACCTAGATTCCCAGATGCCTGGCCCTGACCCACTCAACCTCAGCCGCGCCCTCCGGCTGCCCCCCCTGGCCCCATTGCACTCCGGGGCGTACAGCTGTGGGTACTGGTTCCTGGAATTGGGGTGGGAGATCCCATCAGGGCTGAGCCACCCCGTCCACATCCTGGTGCTGG AGCCACCCCGCTCCCCCTGGCTCACTCTGGCTCCCCGGCACCCCATGTACGTCCCAGGGGAGCGGGTGACCCTCAGGTGCTCGGCTCCCCGGGGCGAGGGGGTGGCCACGTACAGATTCTACAGGCAGCCACGGGGGCTGATCGCTGACGGGGTCCCTGAGCCGACTGGGGGCGCCCGGCTGGAGCTCAGGGCAGAGACGGGGACGGCCGGGCTGTACGTCTGTGTGTACTGGACACTGCACGCCGGTCGAGAGGTGCCATCCGGGGAGAGCCGGCCCGTCGCTGTGTCCGTGACAG TATGGGCTCTACGAGAGTGGGGAGCTGCTACAGTCCCTGCCGGGAGACGCTGGGACTCGGTGGATGGATCTTCAAGCCAGCAACATGAGAGATGCCACCTGGTCCTTCTCCTGCACCTACGTGGAGCTGATCGGGGGAGGGAAGTGCCCTCCTACGCCAACGACACCGTCTCCGTGTCCGTGTTCCCGGCGCTGGCCGCCCCTTCCCTGCGGCTCATCCCGCCCCTCCCGCTCTATGTGACGGGGGAAACGGTGATGGCCGAGTGCGTCGTCCCTGCTGAGCCCTACGTCCCCCGGGCCCACTGGGTGCTGAGAGACAGGGAGACACTTCGAGAGCAACTGGGGCCATGGTTCCCCCTGAACGTCACCCCCCAGCGAAGGTGGGACCTACCGGTGTGGGTACAGCACCGAGCTCCACAGACGCCACCTCCGCTCACCCCCCAGCGAGTCGGTGCCACTGAGCGTGACTG CGTCCCACGGGCCGGTCCCAATAACACTGGGCAATTCAGCTGCGTTTATGAGGCGAACATCAGTGGCAGAtggatcccagccccccaggagCCGGGCTGTGAACGTCACCGTGACAG GTCCTACTGGAAGAGCCGGGAGCTGCGCCGGTCGCGGATAGCGAAACAGTATGTAAGGGGGCAGGGTCTGgtctccctggccccacccccccaggggaCTGGCTCTAGGGtcgcccccccagcctggctcgcTCACACCCTCTAG
- the NOP9 gene encoding LOW QUALITY PROTEIN: nucleolar protein 9 (The sequence of the model RefSeq protein was modified relative to this genomic sequence to represent the inferred CDS: deleted 1 base in 1 codon): MADPPRGGGVGRKRRRPGSDPPGLGARPRLDPDAAGYFRRAAESLRAGLGPGSERGLFVTNVLEEAVGSALPLALDPSGSLLLQALLPEASPALLVQLLRPLLPALRQAACHPCGAHVLEAALLRAPRLLGEEDAGTLEELVLQLGRAVREELGAFARDPHASFVVRTLLQVLGGVRVGSDAARGLSGTGPPTPHKKRAEAESEGPAEFEVPDSFLALLREFIAAFEENIAEFITHRVASLCLQVALEVLHRKLPEACAELCSSVIGYLSSRNPSAGCSPLLVFLKDPVCSRVLDKVLEVSEPRMLRALYRQHFRGQLRALAGHGVANFTLQRLIGAAPPKLLGKVLAELGPGLEEVLAQGHAGVATALLGACRRCGASQQEALQLLMEAFHCWEPPVRRAACAPLFASLLPYEVYYAPGEGQEVQPPLEEQPDPPPALASVSLHGSLLLQHLLHFADPSPVLRSLAALPPHDLVTLACSPAGSHVYDALLASPSVPRKPRRKVLRGLQGHYVSLACNKHGSRVLDAIWSRATLPAKRQIAQELAEQEQQLRNDPFGHHLVRNFALTHFVNRRRDWDRHQEAETKRRELFAEILED; encoded by the exons ATGGCGGACCCGCCCCGAGGCGGCGGCGTTGGGCGCAAGCGGCGGCGGCCCGGGTCGGAcccccccgggctgggggcgcGGCCCCGCCTGGATCCCGACGCCGCGGGCTACTTCCGCCGGGCCGCCGAGAGCctccgggccgggctggggccgggcagcgAGCGGG GTCTGTTCGTTACCAACGTGTTGGAGGAGGCGGTGGGCTCCGCGCTGCCCCTGGCCCTGGACCCTTCCGGCTCCCTGCTGCTCCAGGCCCTGCTGCCCGAGGCCTCGCCTGCCCTGCTGGTCCAGCtcctgcgccccctgctgcctgccCTGCGCCAGGCCGCCTGCCACCCCTGTGGTGCCCATGTTCTGGAGGCTGCCCTGCTCCGGGCTCCtcggctgctgggagaggaggatgCTGGGACGCTAGAGGAGCTGGTGCTGCAGCTGGGGCGGGCcgtgagggaggagctgggggcctTCGCCCGGGACCCCCACGCCAGTTTTGTGGTGAGgaccctgctgcaggtactgggGGGAGTCCGTGTCGGCTCTGATGCGGCCCGGGGGCTCTCGGGGACAG GGCCCCCTACCCCACACAAGAAACGGGCTGAAGCTGAGAGCGAGGGGCCGGCGGAGTTTGAAGTCCCGGACTCGTTCCTGGCCCTCTTGCGGGAGTTCATTGCTGCTTTCGAGGAGAACATCGCAG AGTTCATCACCCACAGAGTCGCCAGCCTCTGCCTGCAGGTGGCGCTGGAGGTTTTGCACAGGAAGCTGCCCGAGGCCTGCGCTGAGCTGTGCAGCTCCGTGATTGGCTACCTGAGCTCACGGAACCCCTCCGCTGGATGCAG ccccctgctggtGTTCCTGAAGGACCCCGTCTGCAGCCGAGTGCTGGACAAGGTGCTGGAGGTGTCGGAGCCGCGGATGCTGCGGGCGCTCTACCGCCAGCACTTCCGGGGCCAGCTGCGGGCGCTGGCGGGTCATGGGGTGGCCAACTTCACCCTCCAGCGCCTCATCGGGGCCGCGCCCCCCAAGCTG CTGGGGAAggtgctggcagagctggggccggggctggaggaggtgctggcccaggggcatgCGGGCGTGGCCACGGCGCTGCTGGGAGCctgccggcggtgcggggccagccagcaggaggcgctgcagttGCTCATGGAG GCCTTCCACTGTTGGGAGCCCCCCGTCCGGCGGGCAGCCTGTGCTCCCCTCTTTGCCTCCCTGCTGCCCTATGAGGTGTACTACGCCCCGGGTGAGGGCCAGGAGGTGCAGCCCCCCCTGGAAGAGCAG CCTGATCCCCCACCTGCCCTGGCCTCGGTTTCCCTCCACGGCTCCCTGCTGCTCCAGCACCTGCTGCACTTCGCCGACCCCTCCCCCGTGCTGCGAAGCCTGGCCGCTctc cccccgcacgacctggtCACCCTGGCCTGCAGCCCGGCCGGCAGCCACGTCTATGACGCCCTCCTGGCCAGCCCCTCTGTACCCCGCAAGCCCAGGCGCAAGGTGCTGCGCGGGCTCCAG GGTCACTATGTGTCTCTGGCTTGCAACAAACATGGGAGCAGAGTCCTGGACGCCATCTGGAGCCGGGCCACCCTGCCGGCCAAGAGACAAATTGCCCAGGAACTGG ccgagcaggagcagcagctgcgCAATGACCCCTTTGGGCACCATCTGGTGCGGAACTTCGCCCTGACCCATTTCGTGAACCGCCGGCGAGACTGGGACCGGCACCAAGAGGCGGAGACCAAACGCAGGGAGCTGTTCGCTGAGATTCTGGAGGATTGA